One window of Triticum dicoccoides isolate Atlit2015 ecotype Zavitan chromosome 5A, WEW_v2.0, whole genome shotgun sequence genomic DNA carries:
- the LOC119298756 gene encoding BEL1-like homeodomain protein 7, protein MATYYSSPGSERESQDMYSRDPGGASYPMSSALGNLLYLNNPSSGPYTEFSGILQTQQNFMEMPGHGHHSAMSQDSSARESQDMLASHHGQRSFGHVKDMKNEMLMHMMDGTQSGGAELIHDDPHNGAQFEFGVLNNHDSSDVPVGQGQGQGQGLSLSLNTQILAPSLPYWSIKPDMLTPNSYQESLRIDDIRMKNMQSEASRAIRHSRYLKAAQEVLDEVVNVWKNIKQKAQKEQAEPGKADGKETDGGPKSEGASQESGANAAPELSTAEKQELQNKMAKLMAMLDEVDRKYKHYYHQMQNVVASFDMVAGPGSAKPYTAVALQTISRHFRCLKDAINDQINVIRKKLGEEENSSSKEGKLTRLRYIDQQLRQQRAFQQYGMIPQNAWRPQRGLPENSVTVLRAWLFEHFLHPYPKDSEKLMLARQTGLTRSQISNWFINARVRLWKPMIEDMYKEETGDLEQDSNSSSDNVSRSKNKVASSEENEDLKNARARVCETSQLSESRASMGTMNVGGAPVSFQNEANPDDSFMNLMMKDQRSGEADGGLLLHNAVAQHSDENTRFMAYHLAELGRYGNGNVSLTLGLQHSGSGLSVPNAQANFPGVSDDDIYNAGAPLGVSIASSDYESLNQMDQRQRFEQSPLLHDFVA, encoded by the exons ATGGCTACTTACTACTCGAGCCCTGGCAGCGAAAGAGAGTCGCAAGACATGTACTCAAGAGACCCGGGCGGTGCATCCTATCCGATGTCGTCTGCTCTGGGCAACTTGCTCTATCTCAACAATCCATCTTCTGGGCCATACACTGAGTTCAGCGGCATTCTGCAGACTCAGCAGAATTTCATGGAGATGCCTGGCCATGGCCATCATTCTGCAATGTCCCAGGACTCATCGGCAAGGGAGTCGCAGGACATGCTTGCTTCCCACCATGGGCAACGCTCGTTTGGTCATGTGAAAGATATGAAGAATGAGATGTTGATGCATATGATGGATGGAACACAGAGTGGTGGTGCTGAACTCATCCATGATGATCCCCACAATGGTGCACAGTTCGAGTTTGGTGTCCTGAACAACCATGACTCGTCGGATGTTCCAGTAGGGCAAGGgcaaggccaaggccaagggctgTCTCTGAGCCTCAACACACAAATCCTCGCGCCGTCCTTGCCATACTGGTCTATCAAACCAGACATGTTGACGCCAAACTCTTACCAGGAAAGCCTTAGAATAGACGACATCCGGATGAAGAACATGCAGTCTGAGGCCTCTCGTGCGATCCGGCACTCACGGTATCTCAAGGCAGCACAAGAAGTGCTAGATGAAGTTGTGAATGTTTGGAAGAACATCAAACAGAAAGCTCAGAAAGAGCAAGCTGAACCTGgtaaagcagatggcaaagagaccgATGGAGGGCCAAAAAGCGAGGGCGCATCGCAAGAATCCGGCGCAAATGCAGCACCTGAGCTGTCCACTGCTGAGAAGCAAGAGCTTCAGAACAAGATGGCCAAACTGATGGCAATGTTGGATGAG GTGGACCGGAAATACAAGCACTATTACCACCAAATGCAAAATGTGGTTGCATCTTTTGACATGGTGGCTGGGCCCGGATCTGCCAAGCCTTACACCGCAGTTGCTCTGCAGACAATCTCACGACATTTCCGGTGCTTGAAGGACGCTATCAATGATCAGATCAATGTTATCAGGAAGAAGCTCGGCGAGGAAGAAAATTCGTCTAGCAAGGAAGGCAAATTGACCCGTCTTCGGTACATTGATCAGCAGTTAAGGCAGCAGCGTGCTTTCCAACAGTACGGTATGATTCCTCAGAATGCCTGGAGACCGCAGAGGGGACTGCCTGAAAACTCGGTTACAGTTCTTCGTGCTTGGCTCTTCGAACACTTCCTTCACCC GTATCCAAAAGATTCTGAAAAGTTAATGCTTGCAAGGCAGACTGGCTTGACAAGGAGTCAG ATTTCGAATTGGTTCATAAACGCTCGTGTCCGCCTTTGGAAACCAATGATTGAAGACATGTACAAAGAAGAGACCGGTGATCTGGAGCAAGACTCCAACTCTTCCTCTGACAATGTGTCGAGAAGCAAGAACAAAGTGGCATCTTCAGAAgagaatgaagatctgaagaacGCCAGGGCTCGGGTTTGCGAGACCAGCCAGCTAAGCGAGTCGAGAGCCAGCATGGGAACTATGAATGTTGGCGGGGCACCTGTTAGCTTCCAGAACGAGGCCAACCCTGATGACAGTTTCATGAACCTGATGATGAAGGATCAGCGATCCGGTGAGGCGGATGGAGGCCTCCTCCTCCACAACGCCGTCGCGCAGCACTCGGACGAGAACACGCGGTTCATGGCTTACCACTTGGCAGAACTTGGGAGGTACGGAAACGGCAACGTATCGCTAACGCTGGGCCTACAGCATTCTGGCAGCGGTCTCTCGGTTCCGAATGCCCAAGCAAACTTCCCCGGTGTCAGTGACGATGACATCTACAATGCTGGTGCTCCTCTCGGTGTTAGCATTGCATCTTCGGACTACGAATCTTTGAACCAGATGGATCAGCGGCAACGCTTCGAGCAATCGCCTCTTTTGCATGATTTTGTGGCCTGA